One stretch of Bosea vaviloviae DNA includes these proteins:
- the cheB gene encoding chemotaxis-specific protein-glutamate methyltransferase CheB: MSTLTSPGPVKVLVVDDSVLMQKLMTQIIDSAPGFKVIGVAGSAEEGWDAIQELRPDVLTLDLELPGRHGLKLLARVLKQDPLPVLIVSAFGGPGADNTIQALELGAIDFIEKPDGTTHTLEGFMKHLVAALSRASVSRRMFAARREAAPARPVLAREPARGGRTSLIAIGASTGGVPAVQVVMRDLAHLRIPVVVVQHMPPGYTAKFAARLATATGLDVREAADGDKLKPGMAVVAPGGPRHLEIEERRGELVCVLREGPLVSGHSPSVDVMFHSVARSLGQHAVGILLTGMGRDGADGLLAMRKAGAETLIQSGETCVVNGMPKAAYELGAADRVVPLDQIGAAVGNLIGERPHLRTA, encoded by the coding sequence ATGAGCACGCTGACCTCTCCTGGCCCGGTGAAAGTCCTCGTCGTCGACGATTCCGTGCTGATGCAGAAGCTGATGACGCAGATCATCGATTCCGCACCCGGCTTCAAGGTGATCGGCGTCGCCGGCAGCGCCGAGGAAGGCTGGGACGCGATCCAGGAATTGCGGCCCGACGTCCTGACGCTCGATCTCGAATTGCCAGGTCGCCACGGCCTCAAGCTGCTGGCCCGCGTGCTCAAGCAGGACCCGTTGCCGGTGCTGATCGTCTCGGCTTTCGGAGGGCCGGGCGCCGACAACACCATCCAGGCGCTGGAGCTCGGCGCGATCGATTTCATCGAGAAGCCCGACGGCACGACGCATACGCTCGAAGGCTTCATGAAGCATCTGGTTGCGGCGCTGTCGCGGGCCTCAGTGAGCCGGCGTATGTTCGCCGCGCGGCGCGAGGCCGCGCCCGCACGTCCGGTGCTGGCACGCGAGCCGGCGCGCGGCGGGCGCACCTCGCTGATCGCGATCGGCGCCTCGACCGGCGGCGTGCCGGCCGTCCAGGTGGTGATGCGGGACCTCGCGCATCTGCGTATCCCTGTCGTCGTGGTGCAGCATATGCCGCCCGGCTACACCGCGAAATTCGCGGCGCGCCTGGCGACCGCGACAGGCCTCGATGTCCGCGAGGCCGCCGATGGCGACAAGCTGAAACCCGGCATGGCGGTGGTCGCGCCCGGCGGGCCGCGCCATCTCGAGATCGAGGAGCGCCGGGGCGAACTCGTCTGCGTGCTGCGGGAAGGGCCATTGGTCAGCGGCCACAGCCCTTCCGTCGACGTGATGTTCCATTCGGTGGCGCGCAGCCTCGGCCAGCATGCGGTCGGCATTCTGCTTACCGGGATGGGCCGCGATGGCGCTGACGGTTTGTTAGCCATGCGTAAAGCTGGTGCGGAGACGTTAATCCAAAGTGGGGAAACCTGTGTGGTAAACGGGATGCCGAAAGCGGCCTACGAATTGGGTGCCGCCGACAGGGTGGTGCCGCTCGATCAGATCGGTGCCGCTGTCGGCAACCTGATCGGCGAGCGACCGCATCTGCGCACCGCGTGA
- a CDS encoding CheR family methyltransferase: MLAPQAFADATLTRDDMGFIAKLVYEHAGIVIREHKEAMTRGRLARRVKALGLGSVAEYCAFLKTPGAVSEIPELINAVTTNHTAFFRERHHFDHLRKDVLPKLLQERSGRRGRIRIWSSACSSGEEPYSIAATSRDVLGSRSDVDFRILATDIDTDILERAEAGLYPSELFERLPPDVKPLLKLEAAARGEARISEDLRRLIAFKRLNLIEKWPMGGPFDVIFCRNVFIYFDTQTKASILDRFVALLAPGGFLYLGHSESLPQPHPQLRLIGRTIYERTA; encoded by the coding sequence ATGCTCGCCCCCCAAGCCTTCGCCGACGCGACATTGACGCGCGACGACATGGGCTTCATCGCCAAGCTCGTTTACGAGCATGCCGGCATCGTCATCCGCGAGCACAAGGAGGCGATGACGCGCGGGCGGCTGGCGCGTCGCGTCAAGGCGCTTGGGCTGGGCTCGGTCGCCGAGTACTGCGCTTTCCTGAAAACGCCGGGCGCCGTCTCCGAGATCCCCGAGCTGATCAATGCGGTGACCACCAACCACACCGCCTTCTTCCGCGAGCGGCATCATTTCGACCATCTGCGCAAGGATGTGCTGCCGAAATTGCTGCAGGAGCGCAGCGGGCGGCGCGGGCGTATCCGGATCTGGTCCTCGGCCTGTTCCTCGGGCGAGGAGCCTTACAGCATCGCGGCGACCTCGCGCGACGTGCTGGGCTCGCGCAGCGATGTCGATTTCCGTATCCTGGCGACCGACATCGACACCGATATCCTGGAGCGGGCGGAAGCGGGGCTCTATCCGAGCGAATTGTTCGAGCGGCTGCCGCCCGACGTCAAGCCGCTGCTCAAACTTGAGGCTGCGGCCAGGGGCGAGGCGCGCATCAGCGAGGATTTGCGCCGGCTGATCGCATTCAAGCGGCTCAACCTGATCGAAAAATGGCCGATGGGCGGGCCGTTCGACGTGATCTTCTGCCGCAATGTCTTCATCTATTTCGACACCCAGACCAAGGCTTCGATCCTCGACCGCTTCGTGGCGCTGCTGGCGCCGGGCGGTTTCCTCTATCTCGGCCATTCGGAATCGCTCCCGCAGCCGCACCCCCAGCTCCGGCTTATCGGCCGCACCATCTATGAGAGAACAGCATGA
- a CDS encoding methyl-accepting chemotaxis protein yields MGSSLGSLSRLSVRLPLMVVGVVFIAGGAVGACVWQVAGGMLAAASSQILTLSTTALCVVALFGWLLAYRAQRPIAAMRDAAVSIAEGEDAVIPGLQRHDEIGEIGRALKTIHDRTIESARIRAALDGCRTNVMVCDAEDRVVYVNSSLLKFFTGAQEDFRAAFPGCSAKDMLGKVMESVRNQPGLSHTGQDAIRFALGRRTVSLSLTSVMHADGRRFGTAVEWLELTDELAASAEVADMVLAAVDGDFSRRVPLAGKPEALMRIAEGINSINALVEDAVGEFAGVLGGLSEGDLTSRVQGAYRGRFGELKQSLNGTMEHLAQTVATIQATAAHVSRAALEINAGAGDLAQRTEQTAVNLEETAATTEQLAASVKQSAARSREATDLASEAMGVAEDGKAVVSKTVGAIERIEDSSVKISEIVSVIEGIAFQTNLLALNAAVEAARAGDAGKGFAVVASEVRSLAQRSSQAAKDIKALIASSNEQVGEGVRFVRSTGEALDRIVTAAGKVSATIVEISSATAEQAHGIGEMSQTVAHMDETTQANSALAEQSATSAGELMEQIATLKELVAFFQTETAPRFGGVQVRAEPAHLPRRVETRRSEPAPPQKMVLRRRVAGGGRAEEWSEF; encoded by the coding sequence ATGGGCAGTTCCCTCGGTTCCCTTTCCAGACTGTCGGTCAGGCTGCCGCTCATGGTCGTCGGCGTGGTCTTCATCGCAGGTGGAGCGGTCGGCGCCTGCGTCTGGCAGGTTGCAGGCGGCATGCTCGCCGCCGCGTCATCCCAGATCCTGACATTGAGCACGACCGCGCTCTGCGTCGTCGCGCTGTTCGGCTGGCTGCTCGCCTATCGAGCCCAGCGCCCGATTGCGGCGATGCGCGATGCAGCGGTGTCGATCGCCGAAGGCGAGGACGCGGTGATCCCCGGATTGCAGCGCCACGACGAGATCGGCGAGATCGGCCGTGCACTCAAGACCATCCATGACAGGACAATCGAATCCGCCCGCATCCGTGCCGCACTCGACGGTTGCCGCACCAATGTCATGGTCTGCGACGCCGAAGATCGCGTCGTCTACGTCAACAGCTCGCTGCTCAAGTTCTTTACCGGGGCGCAGGAGGACTTCCGCGCGGCTTTCCCGGGCTGCTCGGCCAAGGACATGCTCGGCAAGGTCATGGAGAGCGTGCGCAACCAGCCAGGCCTCTCGCATACCGGCCAGGACGCCATTCGCTTCGCGCTCGGCCGGCGCACCGTCTCGCTCTCGCTGACCTCGGTGATGCATGCCGATGGACGCCGCTTCGGCACCGCGGTCGAATGGCTCGAGCTCACCGACGAGCTCGCTGCTTCGGCCGAGGTCGCCGACATGGTCTTGGCTGCCGTCGACGGCGATTTCTCGCGCCGCGTTCCGCTGGCCGGCAAGCCCGAGGCGCTGATGCGGATCGCAGAGGGCATCAACAGCATCAATGCTCTCGTCGAGGATGCGGTCGGCGAATTCGCCGGCGTGCTCGGTGGATTGTCCGAGGGCGACCTGACGTCACGCGTGCAGGGCGCCTATCGCGGCCGCTTCGGCGAGTTGAAGCAGAGCCTGAACGGCACGATGGAGCATCTCGCCCAGACCGTGGCGACGATCCAGGCGACAGCCGCCCATGTCTCGCGCGCTGCGCTCGAGATCAATGCCGGCGCCGGCGACCTTGCCCAGCGCACCGAGCAAACGGCGGTCAATCTCGAGGAAACGGCAGCGACGACGGAACAGTTGGCGGCTTCCGTCAAGCAGAGCGCGGCGCGCTCGCGTGAGGCGACCGACCTCGCCAGCGAGGCGATGGGCGTCGCTGAGGACGGCAAGGCCGTCGTCTCCAAGACGGTGGGCGCGATCGAGCGGATCGAGGATTCGTCGGTCAAGATTTCCGAGATCGTCTCCGTTATCGAAGGCATCGCCTTCCAGACCAATCTGCTGGCGCTGAACGCGGCGGTGGAGGCGGCGCGCGCCGGCGACGCCGGCAAGGGCTTCGCGGTAGTGGCATCGGAAGTCCGCTCGCTCGCCCAGCGTTCCAGCCAGGCCGCCAAGGACATCAAGGCCCTGATCGCGAGCTCGAACGAGCAGGTTGGGGAGGGGGTACGTTTCGTGCGCTCGACCGGCGAGGCGCTGGACCGGATCGTCACGGCTGCCGGCAAGGTCTCCGCGACCATCGTCGAGATCTCGTCGGCCACTGCCGAGCAGGCGCATGGCATCGGAGAGATGAGCCAGACCGTCGCGCATATGGACGAGACGACGCAGGCGAACTCGGCGCTGGCCGAGCAGAGCGCGACCTCGGCTGGCGAACTCATGGAGCAGATCGCGACGCTGAAGGAACTCGTCGCGTTTTTCCAGACGGAGACGGCCCCGCGGTTCGGCGGAGTGCAGGTCAGGGCAGAGCCGGCGCACCTGCCGCGCCGTGTCGAGACGCGCCGGTCGGAGCCCGCTCCGCCGCAGAAGATGGTGCTTCGTCGTCGCGTGGCAGGCGGCGGTCGCGCCGAGGAATGGTCGGAATTCTAG
- a CDS encoding chemotaxis protein CheW — MTLQLGEKHFSSAQPESAVRRIVTFKVGDRTFGIDVGMVREIKGWQATTPLPHAAPHVRGVLNLRGVILAVYDLRTSIGLGLTDATATHVIVVVDIEDKVAGLLVDSVSDIVDVPVSAVRPAPDLERDEHGLIEGLVLLDTDIVALLDLAAVIRDGGTEGAMAKAARAA, encoded by the coding sequence ATGACCCTTCAACTCGGCGAAAAGCATTTCTCGTCGGCGCAGCCGGAATCGGCGGTGCGCCGCATCGTCACCTTCAAGGTCGGCGACCGGACCTTCGGCATCGATGTCGGCATGGTGCGCGAGATCAAGGGCTGGCAGGCGACGACGCCGCTGCCGCATGCGGCGCCTCATGTGCGCGGCGTACTCAACCTGCGCGGCGTGATCCTGGCGGTCTACGACCTGCGCACCTCGATCGGGCTCGGCCTCACCGATGCGACTGCGACCCATGTCATCGTCGTCGTCGACATCGAGGACAAGGTCGCGGGCCTGCTGGTCGACTCGGTCTCCGACATCGTCGACGTCCCGGTCAGCGCGGTTCGCCCGGCGCCCGATCTGGAGCGCGACGAGCATGGCCTGATCGAAGGCCTCGTCCTGCTCGACACCGATATCGTCGCCTTGCTCGATCTCGCGGCCGTGATCCGCGACGGCGGCACCGAGGGCGCGATGGCAAAGGCGGCCCGCGCCGCCTGA
- a CDS encoding chemotaxis protein CheA: protein MDPLAELKQTFFQECEELLGALEQKLQALDEGSTDPEDVNAAFRAIHSIKGGAGAFGCTELVAFAHVFEASLDHLRSGRVALEDAPFSLFLRCSDAVADLVSAARNDEVANARPDLLEALERVGQAPKPAAAAPTAVAPAAAAPEPAKAEAAKPAAAKAPAKPAPAAADDAPPGIAALGNLLAMVEAKTGAAPARVDDGWDDEPAAAAPSPADKPGRDLCLRINPESDLFRRVIEPRVVLGSLPAEDIVSVVCDLSQVPPLETLDVTDCHMRFIVTLRTELSVEDIYSRFDFTLAAEEFEIETLSPPAANDDAEPDEEAPAAPEAEVSANVAADLSAILARLGPAPTSAPEPDIQPAAAPVAAPVQAVAEAAPAPSRTPAARAPANDAAAARQRQAVSVRVDLDRIDKLMNLVGEIVITQSMLVECVRSLPYDVHAKTAEGILTLSRQTRELQDHVMAVRAQPVKAVFQRMPRLVRELAQTLGKEVKLVLEGENTEVDKTIIEELADPLTHMIRNSMDHGLETPEDRIAAGKNPEGTIKLVAEHRAGRIVISVTDDGRGIGRDKLLAKAKSRGLVGQDEKLAPEEIDQLIFAAGLSTAEVISDVSGRGVGMDVVRRNVESLGGRISVDSEPGRGCKFTLALPLTLAVLEGMVIRCGDDRYVIPIASVIETQHLASTPIEHLTFGQEVLRWRGEVTPLHRLGAVMGSTGTPNENIIIIAETERGDNVGIAVDEIVGQQQVVVKSLEGNYGTVNGASAATILGDGLVALILDVDSMLRLAASSGRPSVPALKMAG from the coding sequence ATGGACCCGTTGGCGGAACTCAAGCAGACCTTCTTCCAGGAGTGTGAAGAGCTCCTGGGCGCACTGGAGCAGAAGCTCCAGGCTCTCGATGAGGGATCGACCGATCCCGAGGACGTCAACGCCGCCTTCCGCGCCATCCACTCGATCAAGGGCGGGGCCGGTGCCTTCGGCTGCACCGAGCTCGTCGCCTTCGCCCATGTCTTCGAGGCCTCGCTCGATCATTTGCGTTCGGGCCGCGTCGCGCTCGAGGATGCGCCGTTCTCCCTGTTCCTGCGCTGCTCGGACGCTGTCGCCGATCTCGTTTCCGCCGCCCGCAACGACGAGGTCGCCAATGCGCGGCCCGATCTGCTGGAAGCGCTGGAGCGGGTTGGCCAGGCGCCCAAGCCTGCCGCCGCAGCACCTACCGCCGTAGCACCTGCCGCCGCCGCGCCCGAGCCCGCCAAGGCCGAGGCTGCAAAGCCGGCCGCTGCGAAAGCGCCTGCCAAGCCAGCGCCCGCTGCCGCTGACGACGCTCCTCCCGGCATCGCCGCGCTCGGCAATCTGCTCGCCATGGTCGAAGCCAAGACCGGAGCCGCCCCCGCGCGCGTCGACGACGGCTGGGACGACGAGCCGGCTGCCGCCGCGCCGTCGCCCGCCGACAAGCCCGGCCGCGATCTCTGCCTGCGGATCAACCCGGAATCGGATCTGTTTCGCCGCGTCATCGAGCCGCGCGTCGTGCTGGGCTCGCTGCCCGCCGAGGATATCGTCTCGGTGGTGTGCGATCTGAGCCAGGTGCCGCCGCTGGAGACGCTCGACGTCACCGATTGCCATATGCGCTTCATCGTGACGCTGCGCACCGAGCTTTCGGTCGAGGATATCTACAGCCGCTTCGACTTCACGCTCGCCGCCGAAGAGTTCGAGATCGAGACGCTCTCGCCGCCTGCCGCGAATGACGACGCCGAGCCGGACGAAGAGGCGCCCGCGGCGCCGGAGGCCGAAGTCTCGGCCAATGTCGCCGCCGACCTCTCTGCGATCCTCGCCAGGCTGGGGCCGGCTCCAACCAGCGCGCCGGAACCTGATATCCAGCCGGCCGCCGCGCCTGTCGCAGCCCCGGTCCAGGCCGTTGCGGAGGCTGCTCCGGCGCCGTCCAGGACACCGGCGGCGCGTGCACCCGCCAATGATGCGGCCGCCGCGCGCCAGCGCCAGGCCGTCAGCGTGCGTGTCGATCTCGACCGCATCGACAAGCTGATGAACCTCGTCGGCGAGATCGTCATCACCCAGTCCATGCTGGTCGAATGCGTGCGTTCGCTACCCTATGACGTCCACGCCAAGACGGCCGAAGGCATCCTGACGCTGTCGCGTCAGACGCGCGAATTGCAGGACCATGTCATGGCGGTCCGCGCCCAGCCGGTGAAGGCCGTGTTCCAGCGCATGCCGCGCCTGGTGCGCGAACTGGCGCAGACGCTGGGCAAGGAAGTGAAGCTCGTTCTCGAAGGCGAGAACACCGAGGTCGACAAGACGATCATCGAGGAACTCGCCGATCCGCTGACCCATATGATCCGCAACTCGATGGATCACGGGCTGGAGACGCCGGAAGACCGCATCGCCGCCGGCAAGAATCCAGAGGGCACGATCAAGCTCGTCGCGGAGCATCGCGCCGGGCGCATCGTGATCTCGGTCACCGATGACGGGCGCGGCATCGGGCGCGACAAGCTGCTCGCCAAGGCGAAATCCCGCGGGCTCGTCGGGCAGGATGAAAAGCTCGCGCCGGAGGAGATCGATCAACTGATCTTCGCTGCCGGGCTCTCGACCGCCGAGGTCATCAGCGACGTCTCCGGGCGCGGCGTCGGCATGGATGTGGTGCGCCGCAACGTCGAGTCGCTCGGTGGGCGCATCTCGGTGGATTCCGAGCCGGGCAGGGGCTGCAAGTTCACGCTCGCCTTGCCGCTGACCTTGGCGGTGCTGGAAGGCATGGTCATCCGCTGCGGCGACGACCGCTACGTCATCCCGATCGCCAGCGTGATCGAGACGCAGCATCTCGCCTCGACGCCGATCGAGCATCTCACCTTTGGCCAGGAGGTTCTGCGCTGGCGCGGCGAGGTCACGCCACTGCACCGGCTCGGCGCGGTCATGGGCTCGACCGGCACGCCCAACGAGAACATCATCATCATCGCCGAGACCGAACGTGGTGACAATGTCGGCATCGCGGTCGACGAGATCGTCGGCCAACAGCAGGTCGTGGTGAAGAGCCTCGAAGGCAATTACGGCACCGTCAATGGCGCGTCTGCCGCGACCATTCTCGGAGACGGCCTCGTCGCGCTCATTCTCGACGTCGACTCGATGCTACGCCTTGCCGCCTCCAGCGGCCGCCCATCTGTTCCCGCACTGAAAATGGCTGGATGA
- a CDS encoding response regulator has protein sequence MKILAIDDTKTLLSLLCLTLRNAGHEVAAAENGEEGLTTFDKFKPDLVITDLNMPLMDGIEFTRACRARPAGQNTPIIVLTTENGAEIKAEGRRAGASAWMVKPFEPTTLLGLVARYQN, from the coding sequence ATGAAGATCCTGGCTATCGACGACACCAAGACCCTGCTCAGCCTGCTCTGCCTGACGCTGCGCAATGCCGGCCATGAAGTGGCCGCCGCGGAGAATGGCGAGGAAGGGCTGACCACTTTCGACAAGTTCAAGCCGGATCTCGTGATCACCGACCTCAACATGCCGTTGATGGACGGCATCGAATTCACCCGGGCCTGCCGGGCCAGGCCCGCCGGGCAGAACACGCCGATCATCGTGCTGACCACGGAGAACGGTGCCGAGATCAAGGCGGAAGGCCGCCGCGCCGGCGCCAGCGCCTGGATGGTCAAGCCGTTCGAGCCTACGACCCTGCTCGGCCTCGTCGCCCGCTATCAGAACTGA
- a CDS encoding STAS domain-containing protein: MGRAAVVITVSLPPFLGRSEAAAFRNQLLVALEQKESVSVECAGAGPFPSLWVQLLHSAALSAKARGLSVSLKAASEECRKSLQAIGFDPARSALVLE; the protein is encoded by the coding sequence ATGGGTCGCGCCGCCGTGGTCATCACTGTCTCCCTACCTCCCTTCCTGGGTCGCTCCGAAGCTGCGGCCTTTCGCAACCAGTTGCTGGTCGCGCTGGAGCAGAAGGAAAGCGTCTCCGTCGAATGCGCGGGGGCTGGTCCTTTCCCCAGCCTCTGGGTGCAGTTGCTGCATTCCGCCGCGCTCAGTGCCAAGGCGCGCGGCCTCTCGGTCTCCCTCAAGGCGGCTTCCGAGGAATGCCGCAAATCCCTGCAGGCGATCGGGTTCGACCCCGCTCGAAGCGCTCTCGTTCTGGAGTGA
- a CDS encoding response regulator — MHIAPSFPNLSVLLIDASPHYRRIIRTMMYQAQLHRIFEASDLSSAATMFIQKQPNIVILDWDLPDSGSMKCLASIRSFKTSPFAKAPVLVMMERPDRRSVVHAAKLGAHEIINKPISPNNLWLHLSGIINIPRKYKEQNGSISLVPRAISNNMF; from the coding sequence ATGCATATCGCGCCGTCTTTCCCGAATCTCTCCGTCCTGCTGATCGATGCGAGCCCGCATTATCGGCGCATCATCCGCACGATGATGTACCAGGCGCAGCTCCACCGCATCTTCGAGGCGTCCGACCTGTCCTCGGCGGCGACGATGTTCATCCAGAAGCAGCCCAACATCGTGATCCTGGATTGGGACCTGCCCGATTCCGGCAGCATGAAATGCCTCGCCTCGATCCGCTCCTTCAAGACCTCGCCCTTCGCCAAGGCGCCGGTGCTGGTGATGATGGAGCGCCCGGACCGACGCTCGGTCGTTCACGCCGCCAAGCTCGGCGCGCACGAGATCATCAACAAGCCGATCTCGCCCAATAACCTGTGGCTCCATCTGTCGGGGATCATCAACATCCCGCGGAAATACAAGGAGCAGAACGGCAGCATCTCGCTGGTGCCGCGCGCGATCAGCAACAACATGTTCTGA